From Thalassotalea psychrophila:
GACTATGCCGTTTGGAAACGATGTTGTAGTACCAATTCGCGCGAATGAACAAATTTTATGGCAAGTTAAGTAGGTAGTTTCAGATGAAAAACATGCAGCTATTTGTTAATGATTTAACTGTTATCGATTTCTCGTACTTATGTAGTGATAGGGGAGTTGTAGGTGAAAGTTGGATAGTTGATGTACTGTTATCCGGTGATCTTAATGCTGAAAGTATGGTGTTAGATTTTGGCATTGTTAAAAAACAAATTAAAGCCATTATTGATGAAAGTGTTGATCACAAGTTAGTGTTGCCTACACTAAATACTGACATTTCAATTTCTAAATCTAGTCGAAGTGAGCATTTATATGTTGATTTCGATCTAAAAGATAACGGCTTGTTCTTACAATCTCCGAGTGAAGCGTTTGCACAAATAGAAACCGATTACATTAACGAAGTTAACGTAACGCGTTACCTTGAAACTGTTATAAAACAACAGCTTCCAGAAAACGTGCAAGGTATAAAATTAACCCTTCGCGCTGAGAATATCAATGGCGAATATTACCATTACACCCATGGTTTGAAAAAACATGATGGAAATTGCCAGCGAATAGCGCATGGTCATCGTTCTACAATTCATATTTATGAAAATGAAGCGCGCTCAACTGAACTTGAGGAAATGTGGTGTAAACGCTGGAAAGATATTTATCTGGCAACTAATTCTGATCAAATATTGTCAAGCCAAGTTGAATTGTCAGACCATGCAAAAGCTAATTTAAAACCCGATCATCAATACTTTTCTTACTATGCACCGCAAGGAAGGTTTGACATTGCGGTAAGAGCAGGCACACTGGAAATAGTTGATTGTGATTCTACAGTTGAACTATTAGCAGATTACATTGCCAGACAATTAAAAGCAGAAAACGACGCTAATAACTATAGAGTTGTTGCATTTGAAGGCGTAGGTAAAGGAGCAATAGCAAGTGCTTAAGAAATTTCCAATAAATAAAGTAGTTACTGGCTTATTATTTGTATGTTTAAGTCAATCAGTACAGGCAAAGGTATTACTTGAGCTTGATGGCGATATAACTCAAGGCGGTCTAGTCGTAGGTAGTACGAATCCTGGTAATGCGGTCTATTTAGACAAAGATCCATTGAAAGTATCTCGTCACGGTTTATTTACCTTAGGTTTTTCCCGAGATGATGACAAAACTCATGAGCTTAAAATAGTAAAAACTGATGGTGAAAAATTGCTGCAGTATTTAACCCCAACTAAGCGTAAATATAATGTTCAAAGCATTGAAGGCATTGATAAAAAAATTATGGAGCCAAGTGCTGAAGCATTAAAACAAATTGCCAAAGACAGTATACAAATTCGAGCGGCAAGGGCGATTTCATCAGATAATATAGATTTTGCCCATGGTTTTAAAGCTCCAGCTACAGGACGAATTACAGGTGTTTATGGTAGTCAACGGATTTACAATGGTGTACCTAAAAACCCTCATTACGGATTAGATTATGCAGGACCCAAAGGTACTGCGGTAAAATCTCCTGCGGCGGGTATTATCACGCTTTGGTCACCGAATATGTTTTATTCTGGCGGTACATTGATAATTGATCATGGTCACGGCATTACTTCTACATTTTTACATTTAAGCGCAAGCAAAGTTGAAGTTGGTGATAAAGTATTACAAGGCCAACCAATTGCTGAAATTGGTTCGACAGGGCGCTCAACTGGTCCTCATCTTGATTGGCGAGTAAATTGGCACAATGTAAGACTTGATCCAGCATTGGCATTAACATTGCCTAACTCTCATACATTTAAAGCAAAAAAGACTAAAGCGGCAGAGTAGCCGCAACAAAAAAGGGGTCAGTACCTTTTACTAGTTTAAACAGTAAAAGGTACTGACCCCTTTTTTACTATCTACTTTCAATAAGACGTTTCTTACCTGATTTGGCACGCTCTAAGTGATCAGACTGAACATAAACTCTATCTGTAGTTCCCATACTTGCATGACCAAGCTCATCAGCCATATGCTTTAATGGTCTTGAATCTATGTCCATTGAAGCACCAGTATGTCTAAGCCAATGAGTTGTTGCTTCTTTTAATGTTTGAGCTTCATTTTTAAAGCCTTCTCTAACCATTTGTTCGTAAGCAAAGTCGAAAACTTGCTGGACAATTCGGCGTAATTGCCTTGATGTCATTCCGCCAGAGCCTTTAAGTTTATGGATCAACGGATCTGTTTCACTAGATAACGGGTAACCCGATAAACCACGGCATTCTCGATAGCGTTCAAGGTAACCAATATAAGAGTCGGGCACTGATACATCTCGTTGCTTAGAGCCTTTACCAAATACTTTAAACCAGTGGTTTTTGTCTTTATCTTGCCAAAAATGGCCCATAACAGGTGCCCAATTACTGCGTTCAGATAGCTCTGAAATACGTAAATATAAGGTTTTTAAACTCGCAATGATAAATAGGCTGCGTTCATGATCTTCATTTTCATCTGCCATTTTAATCGCGCTTTCAAGGATATAATCCCATTGTAAGCTAGATAATCGCTTAACCTCAGTAAAAGAGCTGTCTTTGATTAAATACGGGCAATCTTTCTTGACTGAGGCAATGGCATTGCCAAACGCATAATCTTCAGTAACTAAGTAATCATAATAAAC
This genomic window contains:
- a CDS encoding tyrosine-type recombinase/integrase, with amino-acid sequence MSDVFNAEPLFDSHRYFQLIHKNTLFCDDNPNVKSFVELVCNSVPDALEDYRYTKEFLQSKGRRNEATYNLFRGETEKFLLWSWLIAKKSVVQLKRRDLETYIDFINKPPHYWISDNVYRRFDNRNGIRDINPDWRPFAIKIPKAQRLDNIDHKQKKLNYKCSQDTLKATFSVLNVYYDYLVTEDYAFGNAIASVKKDCPYLIKDSSFTEVKRLSSLQWDYILESAIKMADENEDHERSLFIIASLKTLYLRISELSERSNWAPVMGHFWQDKDKNHWFKVFGKGSKQRDVSVPDSYIGYLERYRECRGLSGYPLSSETDPLIHKLKGSGGMTSRQLRRIVQQVFDFAYEQMVREGFKNEAQTLKEATTHWLRHTGASMDIDSRPLKHMADELGHASMGTTDRVYVQSDHLERAKSGKKRLIESR
- a CDS encoding 6-carboxytetrahydropterin synthase translates to MQLFVNDLTVIDFSYLCSDRGVVGESWIVDVLLSGDLNAESMVLDFGIVKKQIKAIIDESVDHKLVLPTLNTDISISKSSRSEHLYVDFDLKDNGLFLQSPSEAFAQIETDYINEVNVTRYLETVIKQQLPENVQGIKLTLRAENINGEYYHYTHGLKKHDGNCQRIAHGHRSTIHIYENEARSTELEEMWCKRWKDIYLATNSDQILSSQVELSDHAKANLKPDHQYFSYYAPQGRFDIAVRAGTLEIVDCDSTVELLADYIARQLKAENDANNYRVVAFEGVGKGAIASA
- a CDS encoding M23 family metallopeptidase, with product MLKKFPINKVVTGLLFVCLSQSVQAKVLLELDGDITQGGLVVGSTNPGNAVYLDKDPLKVSRHGLFTLGFSRDDDKTHELKIVKTDGEKLLQYLTPTKRKYNVQSIEGIDKKIMEPSAEALKQIAKDSIQIRAARAISSDNIDFAHGFKAPATGRITGVYGSQRIYNGVPKNPHYGLDYAGPKGTAVKSPAAGIITLWSPNMFYSGGTLIIDHGHGITSTFLHLSASKVEVGDKVLQGQPIAEIGSTGRSTGPHLDWRVNWHNVRLDPALALTLPNSHTFKAKKTKAAE